A window of Drosophila subobscura isolate 14011-0131.10 chromosome E, UCBerk_Dsub_1.0, whole genome shotgun sequence contains these coding sequences:
- the LOC117891341 gene encoding uncharacterized protein LOC117891341 isoform X1, which yields MGKHRTAQQDAIFIAFMERHPMIAKNYIKGDKLAAEAAWKRLSKELNSVGPPVKEACEWKRVWKDWKSCIRKKITNNRLEDSNASGKGSLYQDTLTALEDAVAVICDLYDMADSVVESRPKARPEMSNSLQLHNIKTDQDEVTTTDEDDEEDDECANRGNVRRMGEKMEQLIRTSQTPAKRRKLVHNDVNAFEIGNESAVPMLLDIAKELKDLNRQTRLNAQRTEANTEALLTLGTQISELMQQQLKERKRLNAIMEKFVLKMETTD from the exons CCCAATGATAGCCAAAAATTACATCAAGGGTGATAAGCTGGCTGCGGAGGCTGCATGGAAGCGCCTTTCAAAGGAACTAAATAGCGTGGGCCCGCCTGTGAAAGAAGCTTGTGAATGGAAGAGA GTATGGAAAGACTGGAAAAGCTGCATTCGTAAAAAGATTACCAATAACAGGTTAGAGGATTCAAATGCCAGCGGCAAAGGCTCGCTGTATCAGGACACACTCACAGCTCTAGAGGATGCAGTGGCCGTGATCTGTGACTTGTATGATATGGCAGACAGCGTGGTTGAGTCACGTCCAAAGGCACGTCCGGAAATGTCCAACAGTTTGCAATTGCACAACATCAAGACCGACCAGGATGAGGTCACAACCACAGATGAAG atGATGAGGAAGATGACGAATGCGCCAATCGGGGCAATGTTAGACGTATGGGTGAGAAAATGGAACAGCTCATTAGGACTTCGCAAACTCCTGCCAAAAGGCGAAAGCTGGTTCATAATGATGTAAATGCGTTTGAAATTGGAAATGAAAGCGCGGTGCCGATGCTATTGGATATCGCTAAGGAGTTGAAGGACCTAAATAGACAGACTCGCTTAAACGCGCAGCGAACAGAAGCCAATACAGAGGCACTTTTAACTCTCGGCACGCAGATCTCAGAactcatgcagcagcagctcaaggaACGCAAGAGGCTTAATGCTATAATGGAGAAATTTGTCctcaaaatggaaacaaccGACTAA
- the LOC117891341 gene encoding uncharacterized protein LOC117891341 isoform X2 — MGKHRTAQQDAIFIAFMERHPMIAKNYIKGDKLAAEAAWKRLSKELNSVGPPVKEACEWKRVWKDWKSCIRKKITNNRLEDSNASGKGSLYQDTLTALEDAVAVICDLYDMADSVVESRPKARPEMSNSLQLHNIKTDQDEVTTTDEDDECANRGNVRRMGEKMEQLIRTSQTPAKRRKLVHNDVNAFEIGNESAVPMLLDIAKELKDLNRQTRLNAQRTEANTEALLTLGTQISELMQQQLKERKRLNAIMEKFVLKMETTD; from the exons CCCAATGATAGCCAAAAATTACATCAAGGGTGATAAGCTGGCTGCGGAGGCTGCATGGAAGCGCCTTTCAAAGGAACTAAATAGCGTGGGCCCGCCTGTGAAAGAAGCTTGTGAATGGAAGAGA GTATGGAAAGACTGGAAAAGCTGCATTCGTAAAAAGATTACCAATAACAGGTTAGAGGATTCAAATGCCAGCGGCAAAGGCTCGCTGTATCAGGACACACTCACAGCTCTAGAGGATGCAGTGGCCGTGATCTGTGACTTGTATGATATGGCAGACAGCGTGGTTGAGTCACGTCCAAAGGCACGTCCGGAAATGTCCAACAGTTTGCAATTGCACAACATCAAGACCGACCAGGATGAGGTCACAACCACAGATGAAG ATGACGAATGCGCCAATCGGGGCAATGTTAGACGTATGGGTGAGAAAATGGAACAGCTCATTAGGACTTCGCAAACTCCTGCCAAAAGGCGAAAGCTGGTTCATAATGATGTAAATGCGTTTGAAATTGGAAATGAAAGCGCGGTGCCGATGCTATTGGATATCGCTAAGGAGTTGAAGGACCTAAATAGACAGACTCGCTTAAACGCGCAGCGAACAGAAGCCAATACAGAGGCACTTTTAACTCTCGGCACGCAGATCTCAGAactcatgcagcagcagctcaaggaACGCAAGAGGCTTAATGCTATAATGGAGAAATTTGTCctcaaaatggaaacaaccGACTAA
- the LOC117891341 gene encoding uncharacterized protein LOC117891341 isoform X3, with the protein MADSVVESRPKARPEMSNSLQLHNIKTDQDEVTTTDEDDEEDDECANRGNVRRMGEKMEQLIRTSQTPAKRRKLVHNDVNAFEIGNESAVPMLLDIAKELKDLNRQTRLNAQRTEANTEALLTLGTQISELMQQQLKERKRLNAIMEKFVLKMETTD; encoded by the exons ATGGCAGACAGCGTGGTTGAGTCACGTCCAAAGGCACGTCCGGAAATGTCCAACAGTTTGCAATTGCACAACATCAAGACCGACCAGGATGAGGTCACAACCACAGATGAAG atGATGAGGAAGATGACGAATGCGCCAATCGGGGCAATGTTAGACGTATGGGTGAGAAAATGGAACAGCTCATTAGGACTTCGCAAACTCCTGCCAAAAGGCGAAAGCTGGTTCATAATGATGTAAATGCGTTTGAAATTGGAAATGAAAGCGCGGTGCCGATGCTATTGGATATCGCTAAGGAGTTGAAGGACCTAAATAGACAGACTCGCTTAAACGCGCAGCGAACAGAAGCCAATACAGAGGCACTTTTAACTCTCGGCACGCAGATCTCAGAactcatgcagcagcagctcaaggaACGCAAGAGGCTTAATGCTATAATGGAGAAATTTGTCctcaaaatggaaacaaccGACTAA